One Streptomyces sp. Sge12 genomic window, GCTTCGCCACCGGGGCGCTGCCGCTGGGTCAGGGCCTGCCCGACCGCAGGGTGGGATTCTGATGGGCCTCTTCTCCCGCCGCCCGGCCGGCGACACGCTGCTCGAGGCCATCGGTCTCGACGAGGCCGCCGGGGTCGCAGACCGTCCGCCCGTGGTCCTACCGCCGCAGAGGACCGCGCGCGAGCGGCGCCAGGCCCGGCTGCTCGAAGACCCGGAAACGGTGATGCGCCTGGCCCCGAAGAAGGGATGGACCCACCCCTTCGCGGGCCGGGCCGCCTCCACGCCGCGCACCGAGGTCGTCCGCGCCGACACGGCGAACGCCGCCGGGATATACCCCTACCTTCACGCCGCGAGCCTGCCGCCCATCGGCGCGTACATGGGCCGTAACGTCCTGACCACGGAGGCCTTCAGCGCTCACCCCGCGGTCTGGGTGAAGGAAGGACTGTGCACCAACCCGAATGTGATGGTGACCGGGACCCCCGGCTCGGGCAAGTCCGCGCACCTCAAGGCCCTATCGCTGCGGCTGATGGCCTTCGGGCACCGCACGCTGATCGCCGGGGACGTCAAGGGCGAGTACCAGAGCCTGTGCCGGCACCTGGGCGTCGAGCCCGTACGGCTCGGCCCCGGCCTGCCCGGACGTCTCAACCCCCTCGACGCCGGCCCCTTGGGGGCCGGCCTGGACCTCATCAAGGACCCCGCCGAGCTGAAGGCACGGCTCACCGAGATCCACCGCCGGCGCCTCACCCTCCTCAAGGCCCTGCTCGAACTCCAGCTGCGCCGCACTCTTCAACCCCAGGAGGAGGAAGCGCTCGACGTCGCCGTGCGCGAGGTCACCGGCGAGCTCCACGGCGCGGGCGCCGGCCGCTTCGCGACGCCCACCCTGCCGCTTGTCTACGACCGCCTGCGCGATCCCACGGACGCCATGGCTCGCGAGCTGCGCATCCGGGACGGCGAGGTCCAGCGCGCCCGTGAGCAGATGGCCTCCATCCGCTCGGCCCTCGGCGGAATGGTCACCGGGCACCTGGGCGGCCTCTTCGACGAGGCCACATCCCTCGCCCTGGACTGGGACGCCCCGATCCAGTCCGTCGACATCTCCGCCCTGCAGGAGTACGGCGACGAGACCGTCGCCATGGTCCTATCCTGTGTCTCCACCTGGGCGCAGTCCGCGATCGACCAGCCCGGCCAGAAGCCGTGGATCGTCGTCCGCGACGAGCTCTGGCGCCAGATGCGCTCCGGCGGCGCCACCATGGTCA contains:
- a CDS encoding type VI secretion protein translates to MGLFSRRPAGDTLLEAIGLDEAAGVADRPPVVLPPQRTARERRQARLLEDPETVMRLAPKKGWTHPFAGRAASTPRTEVVRADTANAAGIYPYLHAASLPPIGAYMGRNVLTTEAFSAHPAVWVKEGLCTNPNVMVTGTPGSGKSAHLKALSLRLMAFGHRTLIAGDVKGEYQSLCRHLGVEPVRLGPGLPGRLNPLDAGPLGAGLDLIKDPAELKARLTEIHRRRLTLLKALLELQLRRTLQPQEEEALDVAVREVTGELHGAGAGRFATPTLPLVYDRLRDPTDAMARELRIRDGEVQRAREQMASIRSALGGMVTGHLGGLFDEATSLALDWDAPIQSVDISALQEYGDETVAMVLSCVSTWAQSAIDQPGQKPWIVVRDELWRQMRSGGATMVKKIDADLRLSRATGTIQVLATHRLSDFESVGAAGSEAVAIARDLIASCETRIQLAQDTRPLQITREAIGLTDSECSLIGSWGAGQRGRALWKVGRGGGHAVQLMLSRTEKRLFETDERMVI